Proteins encoded by one window of Microplitis demolitor isolate Queensland-Clemson2020A chromosome 6, iyMicDemo2.1a, whole genome shotgun sequence:
- the LOC103579796 gene encoding RB1-inducible coiled-coil protein 1, with amino-acid sequence MLYVFHVDTGATLTFDIKLALQTVGELKEAIERECGVLAIHQVLLMSGGESLEAHARVCSYSAGTDTNPIYLFSKASIESQVPPIPHTDYSTDVDLVDQITASLSMPATYATLVARAQLAQQCCAIAREQTRTCERLVHDQHLQQQGWAAVVANLEDITHMFNSKADLLQQSFTQYLEERHQYIDLLSNFNSDLNTLSKIPILPALRAQAEGYYDPDDTEDYMQQNNCEIMSLLRWISVKDNQSNIELVAEQCSRGLEQFDERMMEALQSEVNMAIDAANKPEMKEIKGLGERLFALEQLMAQTKRLVQEQGELAQGFHQNQTRANNLGDASVLPDLCASHRKQLAVMMENHSQLRDIRRRCTRAKEELSVNIYQRLKWIMYVENKMLEVDGKLVMYHENLKRLRRHLDVLQQIHLAPQMYISAVSEVVRRRTFSQAFLVWASDLACQLLTVHNEEITRRREFQSKFEGHFLNNLFPGLEDLPPSFATQAPTVFDNGLPKLTAEDMESLKIQLPDLTDSISTPDLNSITQFFLSKSLTSVTSSDVNNINKIIKEDDSTTSMPVDVSSTKETSDRISHRVGFESETDTDEFEKISQQNVVTDSTSSATKQQQQQQQERVNTYENKLMMPNKQLEENLGNTRSEVERLRTILSTLKLAMNDAIVTFKSELNLLREKVNTDKIGIIDVSERINDALILHSHECERILREREQELTVDHELELADAKKLIQSRDEEIRNLKSTIVAKEREFAEQERLLTAQLMRQKLDFQQEEICNLQKRYQSQLNEALEQARLDKDNALAQAREASLIEINSLTLQLEESHKKIRELEDTLATTRADQSKLIKETTDKLQAEFKTEIETIRSRFKLMAASTVMERSPSDSSLEKIERPDVIELSNHESILAQTRENLESEKAEAVRQALVKENSDFEAKLQYALAMSTKKLTSELESQRLRETALVEDCRQYQEIIRRLTEDDCSTHQAFKEKLKSLEAEKYHLENKMSADRKILKQRESQLHELELERDELRQELNDERLKMSQSSSGGSNTGVVSGNTSGGIVDTLKTLLSSSKDDIEVSESKKVRLESVDDTESLIRRLEILEVDNKRLSVELKASRESRESIEARVDALEADKVRLEIELVKERALRGGYSGRHTGGGGGSGGGVSDSGMASSIESRDKDMIASVAVVTETNDDTGAVRGLFREKLIKSTNSLLSQFSISLHTCNPGDCVVVLWDTVHTSYIVLQESRTMYFLHSDCVDLLELKTGPDGLPRQIYVIGEVIDKQYCHAKKPENRYHVPQGTKFYRVRVKPLQRDCTLLASSSDKSQQ; translated from the exons atgtCGATTTAGTAGATCAAATAACAGCTTCCTTATCTATGCCTGCAACCTATGCAACATTAGTAGCACGTGCCCAATTAGCCCAACAATGTTGTGCAATAGCCCGTGAACAAACACGAACATGTGAGCGACTAGTTCATGATCAACATCTCCAACAACAAGGATGGGCAGCAGTAGTAGCTAATTTAGAAGATATAACTCACATGTTCAATTCAAAAGCTGATTTACTGCAACAATCGTTTACCCAATATTTAGAAGAACGTCACCAATACATAGATTTgcttagtaattttaatagtgaCTTGAATACTCTATCAAAGATACCGATTTTACCGGCATTGAGAGCTCAAGCCGAAGGTTACTATGATCCAGATGACACCGAGGACTACATGCAGCAAAATAACTGTGAAATAATGAGTTTATTACGTTGGATATCAGTTAAAGACAATCAGAGCAACATAGAACTAGTTGCCGAACAATGTTCACGTGGGCTTGAACAGTTTGATGAACGAATGATGGAAGCGCTTCAGAGTGAAGTTAATATGGCTATTGATGCTGCAAATAAACCCGAAATGAAGGAAATCAAGGGTTTGGGTGAACGTTTATTTGCATTGGAACAATTAATGGCGCagactaaacgtttagtacaGGAACAAGGGGAATTGGCACAGGGATTTCATCAAAATCAAACACGTGCTAATAATTTGGGCGATGCTAGTGTGTTACCCGATTTGTGTGCGAGCCATCGTAAGCAATTGGCAGTTATGATGGAAAATCATAGCCAATTAAGAGATATTCGTAGAAG GTGTACAAGAGCTAAAGAAGAATTATCAGTAAACATATATCAACGATTAAAATGGATAATgtatgttgaaaataaaatgctaGAAGTTGACGGTAAATTAGTTATGTAtcacgaaaatttaaaacgattacGTCGTCATTTGGACGTACTTCAGCAAATACATTTAGCACCACAAATGTATATTAGCGCTGTCAGTGAAGTTGTCAGAAGACGTACATTTTCACAAGCATTTTTGGTGTGGGCGAGTGATCTTGCTTGTCAATTATTAACAGTACACAATGAGGAAATTACTAGACGTAGAGAATTTCAGAGTAAATTTGAGGgacattttttgaataacctATTTCCTGGATTGGAGGATCTCCCACCTAGTTTCGCTACTCAAGCCCCAACTGTTTTTGATAATGGATTGCctaag TTGACTGCGGAAGATATGGAATcacttaaaattcaattacccGATCTCACGGATTCCATTTCAACGCCCGATTTAAATAGCATAACacaattttttctatcaaagaGTCTTACTTCAGTAACGAGTAGTgatgttaataatattaataaaataataaaagaagatGATAGTACAACTTCAATGCCTGTTGACGTATCGTCTACTAAAGAAACCAGCGATCGAATATCTCACAg agTTGGTTTTGAATCTGAAACAGACACagacgaatttgaaaaaataagcCAACAAAATGTCGTGACAGATTCAACATCATCGGCAACaaaacaacaacagcaacaacaacaagaaAGAGTTAATACCTACgagaataaattaatgatgcCGAATAAACAATTGGAG GAAAATTTGGGTAATACACGCAGCGAAGTAGAACGTTTACGTACAATACTAAGTACCCTAAAATTAGCAATGAATGACGCAATAGTGACATTTAaaagtgaattaaatttattacgtgaaaaagtaaatactgATAAAATTGGTATAATCGACGTTAGCGAACGTATTAATGATGcattaattttacattcaCATGAATGTGAACGTATATTACGTGAACGTGAGCAAGAATTAACAGTTGATCATGAATTAGAATTAGCGGACGCTAAAAAGTTAATTCAATCACGTGATGAAGAAATACGTAATCTAAAGTCAACAATAGTCGCTAAAGAAAGGGAGTTTGCTGAACAAGAGCGATTGCTAACAGCTCAGCTAATGCGTCAAAAATTGGATTTTCAGCAAGaagaaatttgtaatttgcAGAAACGTTATCAAAGTCAATTAAATGAAGCATTGGAACAAGCTAGATTAGACAAAGATAATGCATTGGCACAAGCACGCGAGGCTAgtttgattgaaataaattcactgACGTTACAGCTTGAGGAGagccataaaaaaatacgtgaATTGGAAGATACATTGGCTACAACACGTGCCGATcagtcaaaattaattaaagagaCAACTGATAAATTACAAGCTGAATTTAAAACTGAAATTGAAACCATAAGAAGccgatttaaattaatggctGCTTCAACTGTTATGGAACGTAGTCCAAGTGATTCAAgtcttgaaaaaattgag cGTCCCGATGTAATAGAATTATCGAACCACGAATCGATTCTCGCGCAAACAAGAGAAAATCTCGAGTCAGAAAAAGCCGAAGCAGTTCGTCAAGCTCTAGTGAAAGAAAATTCTGATTTTGAAGCTAAATTACAATACGCACTTGCAAtgtcaactaaaaaattaacatctgAATTAGAATCACAGCGATTGCGTGAAACAGCACTAGTTGAAGACTGTCGTCAGTATCAAGAAATAATTCGACGTCTTACTGAAGACGATTGTTCAACTCATCAAGCTTTCAAAGAGAAATTAAAAAGTCTCGAGGctgaaaaatatcatttggaaaataaaatgtctgcggaccgtaaaattttaaaacaacgAGAATCGCAATTGCATGAATTGGAACTAGAACGTGATGAATTACGTCAGGAATTAAATGACGAGCGTTTGAAAATGAGCCAAAGTAGTTCCGGTGGTTCAAATACTGGAGTCGTAAGCGGAAATACAAGTGGTGGAATTGTTGATACTCTGAAAACATTACTGTCAAGTAGCAAAGATGATATTGAAGTATCGGAGTCTAAAAAAGTACGATTAGAATCAGTAGATGATACGGAATCACTTATAAGAAGATTAGAAATACTTGAAGTTGACAATAAACGTCTCAGTGTTGAATTAAAAGCATCAAGAGAAAGCCGTGAATCAATAGAAGCACGTGTTGATGCATTGGAAGCAGACAAAGTTAGATTAGAAATAGAACTTGTTAAAGAAAGGGCTCTACGTGGTGGATATAGTGGGAGACATACTGGAGGTGGGGGTGGAAGTGGAGGCGGTGTGAGTGACAGTGGTATGGCATCATCTATTGAGTCACGTGACAAAGATATGATTGCTTCGGTGGCTGTTGTTACAGAAACGAATGACGATACAGGAGCTGTAAGAGGATTATTTCGGGaaaaacttattaaaagtACCAACAGTTTGCTAAGCCAATTTTCAATAAGTTTGCACACTTGTAATCCTGGTGATTGCGTTGTTGTACTGTGGGATACTGTACACACTAGTTACATTGTACTGCAGGAATCAAGGACAATGTATTTTCTACATTCTGATTGTGTGGATCTTTTGGAATTAAAAACTGGACCTGATGGTTTGCCAAGacaaatttatgttattgGAGAGGTCATTGATAAGCAGTATTGTCACGCCAAAAag ccGGAAAATCGTTACCACGTGCCTCAAGGTACAAAATTTTACCGTGTAAGAGTAAAACCACTGCAACGAGATTGCACTTTACTAGCTTCATCGTCCGATAAAAGTCagcagtaa